One region of Oryza sativa Japonica Group chromosome 10, ASM3414082v1 genomic DNA includes:
- the LOC4348218 gene encoding V-type proton ATPase subunit a3: MSRGGGGCCPSMDLMRSEAMQLVQVIIPAESAHLAVSYLGDLGLLQFKDLNADKSPFQRTYASQIKRCGEMARKLRFFREQMSKAAIATSTQFSGTSLEIDDLEVKLGELEVELTEVNANNDKLQRTYNELVEYNIVLQKAGEFFYSAQRSATEQQREMSADQSGDSSLESPLLQQEMVTDPSKQVKLGSLSGLVPKEKAMAFERILFRATRGNMFLRQEPVDETVTDPLSGEKVIKNAFVIFYSGERAKSKIVKICDAFGANRYPFPEDLGKQLQTIQEVSGKISELKATIEIGLAHRDSILKNISSEFEQWNTLVKKEKAIYHTLNMLSLDVTKKCLVAEGWSPVFATSQIQDALQRATVDSKSQVGSIFQVLNTQESPPTFFQTNKFTSAFQEIVDAYGIAKYQEANPGVFTIVTFPFLFAIMFGDWGHGICLLLATLYLIIREKKLASQKLDDIMDMMFGGRYVILMMSLFSIYTGLIYNEFFSVPFELFGKSAYACRDPSCGDATTEGLIKVRPAYSFGVDPVWHGSRSELPFLNSLKMKLSILIGVAQMNLGIMMSYFNAKFFRNAINVWYQFIPQLIFLNSLFGYLSLLIIIKWCTGSKADLYHVMIYMFLSPTDDLGENELFPGQKLVQLVLLLLALVSVPWMLIPKPFFLKKQHEQRHQGQQYTMLQATDESVTELEEHQDDPHHHEEFEFSEVFVHQLIHTIEFVLGAVSNTASYLRLWALSLAHSELSTVFYEKVLVLSWGYNNIFILIIGAVIFLFATIGVLLVMETLSAFLHALRLHWVEFQNKFYEGDGYKFVPFAFASIIEEED, from the exons AtgtcgcgcggcggcggcgggtgctgCCCGTCGATGGATCTGATGCGGTCGGAGGCGATGCAGCTGGTGCAGGTCATCATCCCGGCGGAGTCCGCGCACCTCGCCGTCTCCTACCTCGGCGACCTCGGCCTCCTCCAGTTCAAAGAC CTTAATGCCGACAAAAGCCCATTCCAGCGGACTTATGCTTCCCAG ATCAAGAGGTGTGGTGAAATGGCTCGCAAGTTGCGGTTTTTTAGGGAACAAATGTCAAAAGCTGCCATAGCAACTTCTACACAATTTTCAGGGACTTCTTTGGAAATTGATGATTTAGAG GTCAAACTTGGAGAACTAGAAGTTGAGCTGACTGAAGTTAATGCAAATAATGACAAGTTACAGAGGACATACAACGAGCTGGTGGAGTACAACATTGTTCTGCAGAAG GCTGGTGAATTTTTCTATTCAGCTCAACGAAGTGCAACAGAACAACAGAGGGAAATGTCAGCAGATCAATCTGGCGATTCTTCTCTGGAGAGTCCTTTATTGCAGCAG GAAATGGTGACAGATCCATCAAAACAAGTGAAGCTTGGTTCCCTGAGCGGTCTTGTGCCGAAGGAAAAGGCTATGGCCTTTGAACGCATACTTTTCCGTGCTACTAGGGGTAACATGTTCCTTAGACAAGAACCTGTCGATGAAACTGTCACTGATCCATTATCTGGAGAAAAG GTCATTAAAAATGCATTTGTTATATTCTACTCTGGGGAGAGAGCAAAATCCAAGATTGTGAAAATATGTGATGCTTTTGGTGCCAACCGTTACCCATTTCCAGAAGATCTAGGCAAACAGCTGCAGACTATTCAGGAG GTATCTGGAAAAATATCAGAGTTGAAGGCAACTATTGAAATAGGTTTAGCTCACCGTGACAGCATACTTAAAAATATTTCTTCCGAGTTTGAGCAATGGAACACCCTG gtaaagaaagaaaaagctattTACCACACATTAAACATGTTGAGTCTTGATGTGACAAAGAAATGCTTGGTTGCTGAGGGATGGAGTCCGGTGTTTGCAACAAGTCAG ATCCAAGATGCACTTCAGCGTGCTACTGTTGATAGCAAATCCCAAGTTGGTTCAATTTTCCAAGTTCTCAACACACAAGAATCTCCTCCAACATTTTTCCAGACAAATAAATTTACTTCTGCATTCCAGGAGATTGTGGATGCCTATGG GATTGCCAAGTATCAAGAAGCGAATCCTGGTGTCTTTACCATTGTAACATTTCCTTTCTTATTTGCTATCATGTTCGGAGACTGGGGCCATGGAATTTGTTTACTACTTGCAACACTGTACCTCATAATCAGAGAGAAGAAGCTAGCTTCACAG AAACTGGATGATATAATGGATATGATGTTTGGTGGTCGCTACGTGATTTTGATGATGTCACTCTTTTCAATTTACACTGGGTTGATATACAACGAATTTTTCTCAGTCCCATTTGAACTCTTTGGTAAATCTGCCTATGCGTGCCGTGATCCTTCTTGTGG AGATGCTACTACAGAAGGATTAATTAAGGTGAGGCCAGCATATTCGTTTGGCGTCGATCCTGTATGGCATGGTAGCCGCAGTGAGCTGCCTTTTCTTaactccttgaagatgaagctGTCTATTCTTATTGGAGTTGCACAAATGAACCTTGGAATAATGATGAGTTACTTTAACGCAAAGTTTTTCAGAAATGCTATTAATGTTTG GTATCAGTTTATTCCTCAGCTGATATTCTTGAACAGCTTATTTGGTTACCTTTCACTCCTCATCATTATTAAGTGGTGCACGGGCTCAAAAGCTGACCTTTACCATGTGATGATATATATGTTCCTGAGTCCAACTGATGATCTTGGGGAGAACGAGCTATTTCCTGGGCAGAAACTAGTGCAG CTTGTACTACTTCTGCTTGCTCTGGTTTCTGTGCCTTGGATGCTGATTCCGAAACCATTTTTCCTGAAGAAGCAACATGAGCAG AGGCACCAAGGCCAGCAGTACACCATGCTTCAGGCCACTGATGAATCAGTGACAGAGCTAGAAGAACACCAGGATGACCCTCACCACCATGAGGAGTTTGAATTCAGTGAAGTCTTTGTTCACCAGCTGATCCACACAATTGAGTTTGTGCTCGGTGCAGTCTCAAATACAGCCTCTTACCTTCGTCTTTGGGCTCTTAG TCTTGCACACTCGGAGCTGTCCACTGTCTTCTACGAGAAAGTTCTTGTTCTATCATGGGG GTACAATAACATTTTCATCCTGATCATTGGAGCAGTGATCTTTCTCTTTGCCACTATTGGTGTCTTACTTGTGATGGAGACCCTAAGTGCATTCTTGCATGCTCTGAGGCTCCACTGGGTGGAGTTCCAGAACAAGTTTTACGAGGGTGATGGATACAAGTTTGTACCCTTTGCTTTCGCATCAATCATCGAGGAGGAAGATTGA